A genomic stretch from Bos mutus isolate GX-2022 chromosome 4, NWIPB_WYAK_1.1, whole genome shotgun sequence includes:
- the NPVF gene encoding pro-FMRFamide-related neuropeptide VF, protein MEIISLKRFILLMLATSSLLTSNIFCTDESRMPNLYSKKNYDKYSEPRGDLGWEKERSLTFEEVKDWAPKIKMNKPVVNKMPPSAANLPLRFGRNMEEERSTRAMAHLPLRLGKNREDSLSRWVPNLPQRFGRTTTAKSITKTLSNLLQQSMHSPSTNGLLYSMTCQPQEIQNPGQKNLRRRGFQKIDDAELKQEK, encoded by the exons atggaaattatttcattaaaacgATTCATTTTATTGATGTTAGCCACTTCAAGCTTGTTAACATCAAACATCTTCTGCACAGACGAATCAAGGATGCCCAATCTTTACAGCAAAAAGAATTATGACAAATATTCCGAG CCTAGAGGAGATCTAGgctgggagaaagaaagaagtcttACTTTTGAAGAAGTAAAAGATTGGGCTCCAAAAATTAAGATGAATAAACCTGTAGTCAACAAAATGCCACCCTCTGCAGCCAACCTGCCACTGAGATTTGGGAGGAACATGGAAGAAGAAAGGAGCACTAGGGCGATGGCCCACCTGCCTCTGAGACTCGGAAAAAATAGAGAGGACAGCCTCTCCAGATGGGTCCCAAATCTGCCCCAGAGGTTTGGAAGAACAACAACAGCCAAAAGCATTACCAAGACCCTGAGTAATTTGCTCCAGCAGTCCATGCATTCACCATCTACCAATGGGCTACTCTACTCCATGACCTGCCAGCCCCAAGAAATCCAGAATCCTGGTCAAAAGAACCTAAG GAGACGGGGATTCCAGAAAATAGATGATGCAGaattgaaacaagaaaaataa